The following nucleotide sequence is from Mesorhizobium sp. J8.
ATCCGTCGAAACCGCGTTTCCCGCGTCGCGAATCACCGTCGGAAGAGTATTCCTGCCGGAAACACTTGGAAAGCTGCGAGGTTAAGCCGCCGGGCTTTCTTGCAGGCGCCAATCAAAAACATTAGAAGTCTTTCATGTTCTGATCGATTGTTCTTGTTTCCTGACTCCGGCTCCCGCGACGGAAAAATCGTTCGGCCAAATGGTCCGGCCTTGAAACGCCATTTCATCGGCAAACCGAGCGGAACTGTTTCAATCCTGGCCGGAAAGGCTTTATGAGCGGGCTGGAACCGATTTGTAACAGCTACGGAAAACGGGATGCGACTGGGCGGAAGGCTGGCGGCGGCCATAGAGGTTCTTGAAGACATCGGCCGGCGCCACCGGCCGGTGGCCGACGCCCTGCGCGACTGGGGCCTGTCGCATCGCTTCGCCGGCGGCGGCGATCGCGCCGCGATCGGCAACATCGTCTATGACGCGCTGCGCCGCAAACGCTCGGCCGGCTGGCTGTTCGGCGAGGACACGCCGCGCGCCATCGGCTTTGGCGCGCTTTTGCTGGAGTGGGGGCAGACGGCGCAGTCGCTCAACGATGCGCTGGACGGCGACAAATTCGCGCCGCCGCTGCTCAGCGCGTCCGAGTTGAAGGCGGCGGCCGAGCGCAGGCTTGGCGACGCGCCCGATGCGGTGCGCGCCGATGTTCCGGACTGGTGCGCGCCGCTGCTCGAGCAGGCCTACGGCGACGCCTGGGTCGAGGAAGGCGCGGCGCTCGCCCAGCGTCCGCCGCTGGATCTCAGGGTCAACACGCTCCAGGCCGATCGCGCCAAGGTGCTGGCAGAGCTACGGGGCACGGGCGCCGCGCCCGCGGCGATCGCGCCGAACGGTATCCGCATCCCGCCGATCGACGGCGACGGCAGGCATCCGAACGTGCAGGCCGAGCCCGCCTTCCAGAAAGGCTGGTTCGAAGTGCAGGACGAGGGCTCGCAGCTTGCCGCGGCGCTTGCCGGCGCCGCGCCCGGCATGCAGGTGCTCGACTATTGCGCCGGCGCCGGCGGCAAGACGCTGGCGCTGTCGGCCGAGATGGACAATCGGGGCCAGATCTTCGCCCATGACGCGGAAAAGGTGCGGCTGGCGCCGATCTTCGAGCGCATCCGCCGTTCGCACAACCGCAACGTCCAGGTCGTCAGCAAGCCCGCGGAGCTTGCGCCGCTCACCGGACATATGGACCTCGTGCTGATAGACGCGCCATGCACCGGCAGCGGCACCTGGCGGCGGCGGCCCGACGCCAAATGGCGATTGACGGAAAGGCAGCTCGACGCCCGAAAGGGAGAGCAGCAGGCGATTCTCGACACCGCGCAGGCCTTCGTCAGGCCGGGCGGCCTCCTGGTCTACATCACCTGTTCGGTGTTCGATGCCGAGAACGGCGAGCAGGTCGCGGCGTTCCGCGAACGCCATCAAGGCTTCGCGCCGGTCGATCACCGCCAGCTCTGGGACAGCCGCTTCCCCGGCCATGAAGGGGCGGCGCGCATCGCCGGTAACGGCGGCATCTCGCTGTCGCCGGCGCTGAGCGGCACGGACGGCTTCTATTTCCACGCCTTGCGCAGGGATGGTTGAGGATGCGGGGCTTTTGCTGCGCTGCAA
It contains:
- a CDS encoding RsmB/NOP family class I SAM-dependent RNA methyltransferase is translated as MRLGGRLAAAIEVLEDIGRRHRPVADALRDWGLSHRFAGGGDRAAIGNIVYDALRRKRSAGWLFGEDTPRAIGFGALLLEWGQTAQSLNDALDGDKFAPPLLSASELKAAAERRLGDAPDAVRADVPDWCAPLLEQAYGDAWVEEGAALAQRPPLDLRVNTLQADRAKVLAELRGTGAAPAAIAPNGIRIPPIDGDGRHPNVQAEPAFQKGWFEVQDEGSQLAAALAGAAPGMQVLDYCAGAGGKTLALSAEMDNRGQIFAHDAEKVRLAPIFERIRRSHNRNVQVVSKPAELAPLTGHMDLVLIDAPCTGSGTWRRRPDAKWRLTERQLDARKGEQQAILDTAQAFVRPGGLLVYITCSVFDAENGEQVAAFRERHQGFAPVDHRQLWDSRFPGHEGAARIAGNGGISLSPALSGTDGFYFHALRRDG